From the Diprion similis isolate iyDipSimi1 chromosome 1, iyDipSimi1.1, whole genome shotgun sequence genome, the window TATCACCCTAAGACTATATCCTAGTTTTGAAAAGGATCAGATAATGTGAAACTTGAGGTgaatattacaaattattataaagtaTCTGTGATGAACGATTGATGAAAAAGTCGTTGCAGTATAAATGGTAAAAGATGTTATAGATATGGTGTGCATTTATTGACTCGTCTTTAgtcaaatcaatttcaattttaaatttaccgATAAGTCAAGAAATTTgtcacaaaaattgaaaacagaaGTACGATCACTTATAGAAAACGAACAGTTTTGTGGAAGTATTTTGTGTCCGTTTTATCAATTGCAACTTCCTTAAATTACCTCGAGCTATGAAAATACAAGCTACACTTGGAATGCAAATTACAACTAGCAAATACTCGTTTGTACTGTAATTTTTACAGACATATTTTTCCGACCAATTAATATCGTAATGAAAGTTGAAATACAGTTACCTGAAATTTCCTACCACTGGGTAACGTAAAGCTACCAAAGCCTACTCTGGTGACATGTTTAAACTGGGAAACGATGAATCTGATATCTATGTGGTATCTGTATGATCTTTAATAGTACTTAGAAACATTACAATTGTTAATTGACTCAGTACCTGGTGCAAAAACTTCTGCTGATATAGTTCCAAATATAATTTCGAATAtctgttaaaaatttgttacctTTGCTGTAAGACAACGAGAATGAGCGCACATAATCGTTTATTTTATGGACGTGAAAAGAATTTTGCGTACACAGTCGCTGAGCAAATATTTAATAACGGTTTCAATTTCGGTTGATCCCAATATTTAGCATCGGTGAGCAGTATCGAAGCAACAATCCCATCGAGTCTGTGCAGCGGACCTCTTGGCGTTTTGTCGAACGAAGACACGCTCggcgaaaatcaaaatgacgAAGCCTTAGGCGCGTTGCAGGGGACCTTGCAGGATCTCCAAAATTCAACCGAAGACATCCAAGATCCCCATAATCAGCAGCTGCATAACTCGGGTCAAAATCAAGTCGTGAGTGAGTTTGGAGCCAGTTTTTGGGTCGATGACATGGCAGGCTTCCCGTTACCGCCCTTGGACCTGGATCCTTTGCCACCAGGACTCTTCAGTCCATGTTCTGCCACTTACAAGTAAGTTTTTTCTTAAGATCAGAAGGAAACTGTTTTTGGATATTTATACGTACACTTAAACTGTATTTGTATCGAGGTgaattcttcgattttttctcgATCTTAAAAGTAACGGCTTCGACATGTTACCCACCGGAAAAAGGTGATCAGCATGAATAAAAGAAGTTAGGGAGGTCAACTGGAAGTTCCAGACTCCTTAACTTTTTGATGTGATCCAGGGCGCGCGCACGCTCGACTGAACAAacgtaatattatatttcaacacCTCGCGCACGGAGACCGTTAACGCAATCGCATGAACCTGGTGCCGACAAATTCCACCGAAAggacataaaataaaattacgtaCCACTCCACACAAGATCTCGGAATTTTTTCTGACCTGCCAATTTTCTCTGTAAATCAAAGACTATTCACCgtgattctaaatttttccTGAAAGGCGTCTCAGTGTTTATCATACATGTCAGATGataccaattttcatcttGAGTTAGCCTTCTCAATATAATTTCTCACCGTTATCACGTTTATGCTACGTTTTTCCTTACGTGCGactcacttgaaattttgcacaCATAGGCTCttgggatcgctgattacggATCTGaagtcgaaattcgaaaatggcGCATCCAATATGGcagacaaacaaaaacaacaagaagaaaagttttgaaacaATTCTGTTGAATGAACATCCGTATTTTTATAGTTGATTAACAGAAAATGCTTTTTTCCGTAGAAACTTACGAATTTCGATCATTTGTGTTTCATGtgttatttttgcaataaattttatttattttcttggaCTGACAACTATTTTAGGGACCATGTGGAACTCAGAAACTCGGCAGTTGTTACCAAAAAAGTAGtttagtaaataaaaaaactgcacCAAAAGTTGGGACGCTGAGCGCCCAAGCTCATGGGTACATCGcacattttctcttcttagCTGGGGCTGTCCCAGAGGGGATTGCATGCCCAGGCCCGGAACAGGAAACGGAGAAGGTGTTGCCGACGTTCTGTTATCGTTGAAGCATGCAGTGGTGCACCCCGGAAGCCCAACGGGTGGCTATTACACTGGAGGCCCACCTCATCACTACTCCCAGGACTATACCCAGAACTTGGGTCCTCCGGTACCAACATCCCATTACGGGTCTGGAGCGGCGATGTCCGTCAACGTATCCATGAATATGACCATGAACATGAACATGCACCCAGGGTGAGTTTtgacttttctattttcaaaaaccacCTCGACTCGTTTTTCTAATGATTTGTGCAAAAGTCTGATCACTGAAAggacataaaataaaattgtgtaCCACGCAGTGTTTGATACCACATCGAAACAAATGCGGACCAAATCGACTTATATATgctttttttgcaatcatgTTCGAAAATTCTCTATTTCCTGTCTTTCCGTAAGGCAAATGTCGGATTTCCAACTTACATCCCGTTACTGCAGACTACTTCATTTTTTAAGATTCAATAAATTGTCGGTACCTGATAAGTAAGCCTCGTGAGGTTTCACCTGCTGATTTAAATGAAACTTTGCACATTCGTTAGCTATATCATGGTATAAAAGAATCTGTTATCAAGATTAGCTTGAGGaggtattctggtctagaggCCTAAATTTAaggcattttttaaaataagattgaaaaaaaatcttaacaaaaaaacaaaaattggtaGTTATATTCCGGTGAAGTAGGGGCTACAAAAAGAAGGGTGCATCCTGGTCGACGTGATTTAAACCCTTACAGtagtctgaaacaaaaaaatttgaaaaattataaatcagtAAAGATGTCGCTATGGTTTAACCCTTGGAAAAgaagacaaaataaaaattcacaaaatggcgacgatatgaaatttttttttttctttacccgtttttttttacctctccgaattttttaaagatactaaaaaaaaaaaaatttctctaaacCAAGGGTCAAACTATAGAGGGATATATGAAGAAGATttccaccaaatttcaagAGAATCGTTCGAATAGAACTTGAGATATCATGTCAACCAGCTCGAAAAAAGTACTTTCGAGGAAAACGCGTTCAAAGATTGGTTCCGGCCGGACCGGTTTAGTTGGCGCGTCACAAAAATAACTGTAACTccggaaataatttgaatttccaaaaatcctctGAGTGGCTTATTCTAAGGTCTAAACATTAAGAAACCTATCTATCAAATTTCCGATGTCTTCGACGGTCCTGAGATGAAAGtagtaaaagtataaaatgtaCGATCagcagaaaatatttatttccacGATAAACTGCAATGCAGTTGCTGATTCGAATgtcatctgattttttttttctttccattttttgattcaatattgcttttctttttgcttaGCATACCTACGTCGACATCTTGgtatctattattattagcaaAGGCGATTCCCATGCATTCGGCGTAAATTTCTGTGCATGATAGGTACAATCAGAGAATGGATTGTTTGCATCAATCGCTCCAACTTAATTCTTCGATAATTATCGCAATTTTCACCCTCTTACGCGAAGCTCTTCACTCTTATGTTAGTAATATTGCTATCATTATGAGTTTTACCAGGATTATTATTTGTACAGAAATTCACAAACAAATACGATAAAAGATTTTGATCAACTATTGACTATTAACATTAATTTTAAACTGAAGTTAATTTGGAcaaaaacatatttatttaatttaatctaGATACAAACAACGGAAtatctgaaataatttctagtcttcaaaaatgatttcgattattatattttaaacaAACGAAGCACTATCATGCCCGCGGTCATCTCATCTATCGAAGACATTAACGGAACTAAATTATTCGAAACACTCAGACAAGTTTGTTCGCGTTAACAAAATACTTTGTTAATGTAGAAATAATATTCAGCTTACTTAATCGAcatatttctttgattttcaagTGCGAAATCGTTTTAGTGAAAGAACATTTAATTTATGGGAACCTGATGTACATTCTAAAGCAAAGCACAATTGGCTAGAACAACCATGCCATGTTAACATTACGTTTAGTTGACTTAAacgatattttattgattCAAGAAGAACTTCACTTCGGTCAAGAAaacattttcgacaaaattgcATGTAATAAACCACGTAGTTATTAGTTTGAGGGGTTGGTTTTGATGAAAGAGTGCGTTGTGCTACATGGTGGTGGGGATACGTAGTTTTATAATTCATGCACTTTAATTCATTTTACCGCGCACAATATTATCTCTTTTTCACTCACGGGTTTCAATGATGTACCTTCGTAATGGGTACCATTGCAATTAAGCTTGATTATTAcgaaaaagttaataacaaTTCTTTTCCCGCTGATATTAATGATTTGAATGTATGGCTAGTTTCGATATTTGTTCGTTCGGATggcttaaaataataaaagttttaCAAAATCTACTTGTTTATTGATTTCTTGGTGTGTAcgacatttgttttttttttttcataaacttttTAACTTTGAAGATTTTTAACTGTTAAATTCTAATccatttacaaaaattcatcacaatttcaaattaaaaattaacactTACGTGATGTGATACGAATAGGAcacaagataaataaaaaataatataatatgtgatGATAGTGTATCAGTTGGAGGTGTGTATAGACTCATGTAATcatacatgaaaatattatcgatTACAGTATCTATTATGGGTATACAATCAAGAGAAAGTATTATGAAACTTAAACTATAAAGTATAGCAAGTAAATAACTCGAAGTATTTGGTATTTACACCGGTTCAAAAACATTTAGATTCCGTATCTCCCGGAACGGATTCTTGGCATAGTAGTTTCTCCAAAACCTGACTTTTTGAAagtgttataaaaatattcaaataacatTAAGTTTGTGCGATAAATTCTCGAGGCAAACAATATTCCCAGAAGTATATTACTGACGGTATCTTCCCCAATTTTTTAAGATTCTCTCAAAaccatatttttcgatttatccCCCCTTTATCGTGTATCTGCTTGACGAATGGATTGAACTATAACAATAATGAACAGCATAACGGGCGCCATTTTGCCGTTTTGATATGTGTGTGTGCTTCGATTGTTCAGCCCTTGCCCTTCGGCATTTGCGTTACAGGTATGACCAGAGTTATCCCACTGCATGGGGTGTTGAGCCCCTGCTCAGCCCCGCCCCGCAATACAATCCCGTCGAGGTGCAAGCGAGGGTGAACCAACCGCCGCCTCTGATTGGCAACCACCCGCACCACCCTCGACTCCCTACGTCCGAACACGCCCTTTGCATCGGGGGTGGCGTCACCACTGACGACAACGGGCGACCCAACTTGTGCAGGATCTGCGGCAAAACGTACGCAAGGCCGAGCACTCTAAAAACGCACCTCAGAACGCATTCTGGCGAAAAACCATTTaggtaattttttcctctatttTATACGGAAGTAATTGGACATTTAAGCCAATTAAATACGCATTTtgaatggaaataattttagaatatctcagaaaatatatatgaataatattcgAGACACCGTGTGTGATTTGTTAAACGAAGTTGTTATAAATGAATGGTATGAATAttggaaaagtattttttgaaaaaaacagacatttagaaattttttgtctgaaaattCGCTTTGagaacgtgaaaaaattgttataaacaattttttttacacaaacgAACGATAATTTCtagaaatttacaaatatgaGAATCAATCTTgccgagtaaaaattttttaatattttttcatgataACCGTTTACAACAATATATAAACAATGGCTTCAGGGAATCAAAAAATATATGGAGACGCTCTCAACGATACGAAATATATAGTGCAGATTATAGAacgataatttaatttaaataactgTTGTACTACTAGTGGCAACAACGAGGGTGACCATTAGAAGATATTGTGAATAATTTGTCCCATGAATGTAACTGAAAATTCGACTACACTCAACCTTGTTATAGTTTAGATTATGTGAATATTAtttgatatacatacatacgtacttttctttttggtgttcctgaaatattttaaaggGCAACCTcgactgtttgaaataaactcCTTTCCACTCAACAGCGAATCCATGAAATGCATACGACGATACTGTAATAGAATGGAATTGTACAACTTTCATTCCCTTCTTTCTCATTAATGATCATTAATATTGTAAAAGATACCACTAACCATACCACAACCATTTCTTTCTACCAAACTtgacagattttgaaaaaatacatttatcCACATAGCTATTgtagattttttctaaaatacgTTTTggagcgaaaattttgagattttccGGATCTTTTTCTGTGTTTTATTTAGTGTAGAACGTGTTGAGTACTTCTGCATTACTTTGTGATCatcatttaattttacaaatacCGTCAAAATtggtcgtattttttttcttgtgaacTTTTACACTAGttcggattttttgttttgcttttttcaaataaatgtcAACAtggttgttttgaaaatttttcttgaatcTAATCTTATTTGCTCTCGatcttcattttaattttcgagaaggaagatttatatattttacattaataaataagaaaatcacAAATATACATGATcaaacttattgttaaacatAACCAAAGGATATCTACTTTTATTTCAAGGGTATCTGATTGATTTGATTCAATcacatctgaaacaaaaattgctaTTCGGTCACCCTTCGAATAtacttcgtttttttcaaacatcgaaGAAACTAAAATACGCGCAAAGACTTCCTCTGAATTTACTAGATGTTACTAAGATCGGTCTAGTAATTTTCGCAGTAACAGCGTTGCTCATGAATTTGCTGCTCTGCTGTTCGGATGAATTTCAAGCAGCAAAAACTTGCGCCGGAAGTGCTAGTAACTTTCAGTaaattgctgctgctgctgctactttTTGCTGCCCATGAAATCTTAGCCTTATTCACATGAATTTGTAGGGGGAAATATCACCACAGTAAAAACTTTGACCACTCTACAATTATTAATCACGAACATTTCGTTTGTTCTGCACAACTAATAACCCagcatattgaatttttacgaAGGTGTCACGCATGCTCAAAAGCATTTAGCCAAGCTGCGAATTTGACGGCTCACGCAAGAACACATTCTGGTGAAAAACCATTCCGATGCCCCGTCTGCGACAGAAGATTTTCACAAAGCAGCTCCGTAACCACCCATATGAGAACCCATTCTGGAGAACGACCTTACAGGTAAACACATTATCActgtgtatgtatagaaaGTTGGATAGTTATTGACACATTCGATATCCCTAGACATTTTACGACATGCGATGTTGGATGAGCACAGTTTTTGCTTTGCATTACCCGTTGCAActcctttttgttttctgttcaGCCCTAAGCGCGCGGCCGGTAGTGCAAACGATGCTCATCCAACATCGTGgtcttgaaattcttagggATATCGAACGTGTCAGAATGTATCCAACTTTCTGTACATGGTGTAGATGACAGACTACTTTTAAGAGAATGCTATGCTCATATTCAACCGACTGAATGCTTTGAAAGGAGTTTTCGAATTACACCCAAACAGAGTTATaagatggaatttttttctgtgcaAAACCGGTGTAAGTGCGCTTGATATAATAATCGACCGAAATTTGAAAGATCTTGCTCTGTCGATAgggtagtgaaaaaaaaacaacttttctTCTGATCAATATACATACTTATGTaatacagtaatgttcattaataGGTTCCCAGTGGCTCACTGTTTTTTGGAATCAGAACTGGAACCAGCTTtctttctaaaattttcatgtatCAATAACTAGCAACGCAGGTGACAAGAACACGCAAACAACTCCTTAATCCACAGAGCCTAGATACATATAAGGAAAACGATCGACGTAGGCGTTTTGGCCTATAATCCAAAGTCAAATAGGATCATTTTCTCATAACGTCACCAGTGTGGCGCGCTGCGCTGATGACGATAATGTCAGGTTCATGCCGTCCATTTGTTATTGCTTGCATCGTGTGATCATGGCATTCGCTTTGTAAACCTTACATTAGAGTCCCTTAGTAGGTAAGTTCTCTACGCTGACAATAAAAGACGTTTCAGAAAACGTACTACgtatgaatgtatgtacatacatatacaatcaatcttagagcatatacagtATTCAGTTTGTTTATTCGGTTTAGTATCTATAAAAGTTTACAAATTCCCAATATTTCACTCAAAATATTAAACATGACTTTTGATGCACTCGAATAAGTATCAAATCCGATATAttcagatgaaaatttatgttcGACTAGGTGTTCAAGTAAGTGCTACGCGCGCAAACCTCACTTGCACCTCATGATCAGATATGAATTAGCCCAAAAGCGGCGTCTGAAGATTGCTAAGGAGAGCTAATTAGACGGGGCATTTTGAAACTCGTCGATATCAGGCGAGGACCCTGCGAGGTTCTGCGGTATAGAAATTTCCTACCGTACCTACTCAAGTAACATTGTAACCCTCATAAGCGAGGCGGTGAATGTAGGGCACTGCCATTACCCTCATGACTGTCATACTTATTTGCTTGCTTCAAAATTATACCTGTTATCTCTCGGTCATTGTAAGTAACTCCGAACCCAAAGGTGTATGTATGGGGATTTCCATCCATTGTCGCGTGTGAcctggatatttttttattttttgctcaatttttttatacttatgtGTAGTACAACACTCAACTGGGGCGATTGTGGGCACTCAACAGGGTGTTTTCTTGACGCgcttatttcatattttttaatgaaaccaagctgaaatgtttttttaataaatagtaAAACTTCAGCGCCAGTTTCATTCGAATTCATCAAACGCATCTAGAAGTCACCTCGTTGGGAACCCATCTTTGGGGtcattttcacccctttaaacTGTGTTTTCGCAGatcaaaaaaaatacgtgtctcttaATTTTCAATGTACATACTTGACAACATACttgagtctcaacgaaatcagaggggAGCACCAAACTCATGTTCCTTGTAACTAAGTCATATTAGTGGGTATTGAATAACGATTCTTTAACTCTGATAGtggttagaaaaattgaagatctCAACCGTTCACGATCGAACGGGCATCAAATAATAGAATTTCGGACGAAGAATatgagtgatttttttcaaaatttgcgaAGGCTGTATTCTTCTCAGAGTtggtattaattatttaaaataaagagTTTGCTAAAAAACGTTTTATTAATCACAGATGATCTTTTAATATAGtattacaatatacatataaaaaaatatagtgaaaaaaaatgttgaggtCAAACGTCGGCGATAATGGATGGAAAGACGCGTATATACGATTCGTAGCCAAACCCAATATATttaccatattttttaaattatttttctatccaCATATAAACTAAACTTGTCTGACTCACATAACTTGAGCTATTCCTACAAACTCATGGTGTAAatttcatgcaaatcaatAGTCTATTTCTCGAGTTTTTTTGGTGATAAATACACAAACGAAGTCTTTTGCGTATCGACAGGGTTCAAGAATAACACTCAAAATTTACAGCTGTTACCTGCGATTTCATTCGACGCAgagataaagaaatggcatgaattctacgaatttatcatttcgattttgtagaaaccatgccatttctttattattgcatcaaatgaaaatgtgttggaatatttttgttcagaattgtgtatagaatggggccGTTAAGCTCTTTTTAGTGTTTGAGATACGTAGACTTCGATATTGAAGCTATACAtgacaacgtcgaaatcgattaggGTACCCCCTTAAGGATTATTAATAGACTTATATAGAGATGTACTGGGCAGTCTTGCAGGGCCCATAAACTTTTAGAGATAGACTGCGCGGTCTGTGCACCGAACCAAAGCGTAATAAGAGGGTGAAAGTGAGAGAGCAGCGATTGGGCCAGCTCTCACTCTAATCGATGTTTCGGTGGGGTAGAGGGGGCCGGAGCCACATAGACTCATAGAAGTATACCTCCCCGCTTACCTTATTGCTTTCCCTGCCTGATTATCTTTGTCCGTCAGTTTGGGCTTCAgccgtggtgtgagtatacatggtgtaccTAAGAGTacagcttctttctccaaaaaagtttttctctcaCGCTGGCCTctacttaagtaagatgtgtgcCAACcgcgccaaaataccctagatcagtagtgattaattgttgttacGCTGAATCTGCatgaggaaaaaatgagcgggactttaagtAACTCACACCACAATTACTGTACACCAAAGAGCACGATGACACTACCGAGCAGGGTAGTattcgccagaaaaataattccctaacaatatagggatttctagacagttggtacacatctcacttaaaggctttaTCCTCGAAAAAAGGAACTTGTCGTAGGCTACATACGACCACGCAGTCTCTCCCTATAAATCTATGTGCTGGCGCGATGTCAGCTGCGTGTTAGCGGTTTCAATCCAAACATCTGCAACTCGGAGCTCTGCTCAGACGTAGTATAGATTGTCTATAATTAGGGATCCTTAGCTTCAGTTTTCGACCTCCAGTAGTATACATACCTTTTGTCTATCTAGTGGAAATACACATTAAAGTAGTCaacgaattattcaattcgattgaCTCGGTTCTGACATTCGATCAAAGCACCTTTTCTGTTATAATATTGGTGTACTTATGACCCCTTATGGTCACTTCCTATGACCTAGGGTGAAACTAAACCGAAGACAATCTGTATATCCATCAAAATGTTACAAGGGGGTCAAACGATAAATTACTATTCATGGAACTTTGAATTCTTAGAAATAAACTTACCTTAAAATACAACTTCAGTTAATCGTAGTCCAGAACACTTGAACTATGATATACGAGCAACCAATATATTTTTCcctaattattcaaatatcagACTTTTTCAGAACGAAATAGAATAAGAAACAATTTGATGTTAAGAGTAGTACAAATATaagaagtaaataataattcatcattGCAGATGTCGATTCTGCAAGAAAGCATTTTCCGACAGTTCCACTCTGACGAAACATTTACGAATTCACTCCGGAGAAAAGCCATACCAATGCAAGCTGTGTCTGCTGAG encodes:
- the LOC124412582 gene encoding protein glass-like isoform X2, with protein sequence MEFLQNHHSANTSESPYTLGTASVSSIEATIPSSLCSGPLGVLSNEDTLGENQNDEALGALQGTLQDLQNSTEDIQDPHNQQLHNSGQNQVVSEFGASFWVDDMAGFPLPPLDLDPLPPGLFSPCSATYNWGCPRGDCMPRPGTGNGEGVADVLLSLKHAVVHPGSPTGGYYTGGPPHHYSQDYTQNLGPPVPTSHYGSGAAMSVNVSMNMTMNMNMHPGYDQSYPTAWGVEPLLSPAPQYNPVEVQARVNQPPPLIGNHPHHPRLPTSEHALCIGGGVTTDDNGRPNLCRICGKTYARPSTLKTHLRTHSGEKPFRCHACSKAFSQAANLTAHARTHSGEKPFRCPVCDRRFSQSSSVTTHMRTHSGERPYRCSSKCYARKPHLHLMIRYELAQKRRLKIAKES
- the LOC124412582 gene encoding protein glass-like isoform X1, which gives rise to MEFLQNHHSANTSESPYTLGTASVSSIEATIPSSLCSGPLGVLSNEDTLGENQNDEALGALQGTLQDLQNSTEDIQDPHNQQLHNSGQNQVVSEFGASFWVDDMAGFPLPPLDLDPLPPGLFSPCSATYNWGCPRGDCMPRPGTGNGEGVADVLLSLKHAVVHPGSPTGGYYTGGPPHHYSQDYTQNLGPPVPTSHYGSGAAMSVNVSMNMTMNMNMHPGYDQSYPTAWGVEPLLSPAPQYNPVEVQARVNQPPPLIGNHPHHPRLPTSEHALCIGGGVTTDDNGRPNLCRICGKTYARPSTLKTHLRTHSGEKPFRCHACSKAFSQAANLTAHARTHSGEKPFRCPVCDRRFSQSSSVTTHMRTHSGERPYRCRFCKKAFSDSSTLTKHLRIHSGEKPYQCKLCLLRFSQSGNLNRHMRVHGGSLT